The following proteins come from a genomic window of Proteiniphilum propionicum:
- a CDS encoding glycoside hydrolase family 130 protein: MMRITVNRLPNRFYPDFKRVIIRFHDLGAQRTRDLMLKVIEMDEVIARQTLMQTLREFSKRHRNLTRKFKHHYREALKIVGETLPELDEISEDKKLLIGSYFSMEYAISSAAFFNPSIVESPDQTGLEEGSKRVIISFRATGEGHISSIVFHTGVIDRNGALSFEQTGHYVDEPEVVKRHTYDKALIETKLREMGVEGEIVRAVMQPLKETFIYGELLGSALEVLARPSLSEEERRDVDHIVWVADSHYRIEFSRDTHISERVIFPISYTERRGIEDARFVRFTDDDGKVIYYATYTAYDGYTVLPKMIVTENFYSFEVKPLHGRGTQNKNLALFPRKIRGQYAMLSRIDGINSYIGFSDNINLWQQPVKIQEPKYPWEFIQTGNCGAPIETPEGWLVITHGVGPMRQYCLGAALLDLYDPTKEIGRLKEPLLAPNEEEREGYVPNVVYSCGSILHNNHLIVPYGLSDTGAGFMSIDIRELIGKILNS, translated from the coding sequence ATGATGAGAATAACTGTAAACAGGTTGCCAAACAGGTTTTATCCTGATTTTAAGAGGGTGATCATTCGTTTCCACGATCTTGGGGCACAACGGACCCGTGATTTGATGTTAAAGGTGATTGAGATGGATGAGGTGATTGCACGTCAGACATTGATGCAGACCCTGCGTGAGTTTTCCAAGCGGCATCGAAACCTCACACGAAAATTCAAACATCATTACCGGGAGGCTCTGAAGATTGTTGGAGAAACGCTCCCCGAACTGGATGAGATAAGCGAGGATAAAAAACTGCTGATCGGATCCTATTTCTCGATGGAGTATGCGATCAGTTCTGCAGCATTTTTTAATCCTTCTATTGTCGAATCGCCTGACCAGACGGGGCTTGAAGAGGGCTCGAAGCGTGTGATTATCAGTTTCCGCGCTACAGGCGAGGGACATATTTCCAGTATCGTGTTTCACACCGGCGTGATTGATCGAAACGGAGCACTCAGTTTTGAGCAGACAGGACATTATGTGGATGAGCCGGAAGTAGTGAAAAGACATACCTACGACAAGGCTTTGATTGAAACCAAGCTGCGAGAGATGGGTGTGGAGGGAGAAATTGTCCGCGCGGTGATGCAGCCTCTGAAAGAGACGTTCATTTATGGCGAGCTGCTGGGCTCAGCTCTGGAAGTGCTGGCACGCCCTTCGTTGAGCGAGGAGGAACGCAGAGATGTTGACCATATTGTCTGGGTGGCCGATTCGCACTATCGCATAGAGTTTTCACGGGATACCCATATTTCCGAAAGGGTTATTTTCCCCATATCTTATACGGAACGAAGAGGCATTGAGGATGCACGTTTCGTACGTTTTACCGATGATGACGGAAAGGTTATCTACTATGCTACCTATACCGCTTACGACGGATATACGGTTCTCCCGAAGATGATTGTTACGGAAAATTTTTACTCTTTTGAGGTGAAACCGCTTCACGGAAGAGGGACACAAAACAAGAATCTTGCCCTGTTTCCGAGGAAGATACGTGGCCAGTATGCCATGTTATCGCGCATCGATGGCATCAACAGCTATATCGGCTTCTCCGACAACATCAATCTCTGGCAGCAACCTGTCAAAATACAGGAGCCAAAGTATCCGTGGGAGTTTATCCAGACGGGAAACTGCGGCGCCCCGATTGAGACGCCTGAGGGATGGCTGGTGATCACGCATGGAGTGGGGCCGATGAGACAGTATTGCCTGGGTGCTGCTTTGCTGGACCTGTATGATCCGACAAAAGAGATTGGCCGCCTGAAGGAACCGTTGCTCGCACCCAACGAGGAGGAGAGGGAGGGTTATGTCCCCAACGTAGTCTACTCCTGCGGATCCATCCTGCACAACAATCACCTGATTGTTCCATATGGATTGTCAGATACGGGCGCCGGGTTTATGTCCATCGATATCAGGGAACTGATTGGGAAGATTCTCAACTCCTGA
- a CDS encoding glycosyltransferase family 4 protein, with the protein MKIAMLSPIAWRTPPVHYGPWELVTSLLTEELVKKGIDVTLFATANSITEAKLRSVCQRGYEEDKSIDPKVWECLHISECFEHAGEFDIIHNQFDFLPLTYSGLTDTPLITTIHGFSSPRIMPVYKKYNRKTHYVSISNADRSPLLDYIATVYHGIDTGNFTFNPNPTGDYLLYYGRVHHDKGTKEAVEIALALDMRLIIAGIIQDQLYFDTYVKPFLKEGKIEYIGSVGANRRDGLLGNARLLLHPINFNEPFGLSIVEAMACGTPVVAFNKGSMPELITDGKNGYLAENSEDAIEKIRKVDKISRQSCREVVEKHFTKEVMAQSYIKVYENILNK; encoded by the coding sequence ATGAAAATTGCAATGCTTTCACCCATAGCCTGGCGAACGCCCCCTGTTCATTACGGGCCCTGGGAACTTGTTACTTCTTTGCTTACAGAAGAGTTGGTAAAAAAAGGGATAGATGTAACTCTTTTTGCCACTGCCAATTCAATAACAGAAGCAAAGCTTAGATCAGTATGTCAAAGGGGGTACGAGGAGGATAAGAGCATAGATCCAAAGGTGTGGGAATGTCTTCACATATCGGAATGCTTTGAACATGCAGGGGAATTTGATATTATTCACAACCAGTTCGATTTTTTACCGTTAACTTATTCGGGATTGACAGATACACCCTTAATTACCACTATACACGGTTTCTCATCGCCTCGCATTATGCCGGTGTACAAAAAATACAACCGCAAAACACACTATGTTTCCATAAGCAATGCCGACCGTTCGCCCCTGCTGGACTATATTGCCACCGTTTATCATGGCATTGATACGGGTAATTTTACCTTCAATCCTAATCCGACAGGCGACTATCTGCTATATTACGGGAGGGTCCATCACGACAAGGGAACTAAAGAGGCGGTAGAGATTGCCCTGGCACTTGATATGCGGCTGATTATCGCCGGTATTATTCAGGATCAGTTGTATTTCGACACTTATGTTAAGCCTTTTCTAAAAGAGGGCAAAATTGAATATATAGGCAGCGTGGGCGCTAACAGGCGTGACGGGTTACTGGGAAATGCGCGACTGCTCTTGCATCCTATCAATTTTAATGAACCATTTGGCCTATCCATTGTGGAGGCTATGGCATGCGGAACACCTGTAGTAGCATTCAACAAAGGGAGCATGCCTGAGCTGATAACCGATGGGAAAAACGGCTATCTTGCAGAGAACTCAGAAGATGCCATTGAGAAGATCAGGAAGGTGGATAAAATCAGCCGGCAATCTTGTAGAGAGGTTGTGGAAAAGCATTTCACCAAGGAGGTCATGGCTCAGAGCTATATAAAAGTGTATGAAAATATTTTGAATAAATAA
- a CDS encoding SIMPL domain-containing protein, which produces MKNWRIESLIIAVGLTLIGVMINTGISNFKNRDRVVTVKGLAEMEVPADKVVWPLMYKDLGNDLLTLYNNIQTKNKTIVEFLQANDISSEEISVAPPEIIDMEAERYSAQTPQYRYNATSVITVTSKDVEKIRKLISEQTELLKQGVAITGGDYRYSTIYEFTGLNDIKPQMIEEATKNARLAAEKFAIDSGSKLGKIRDASQGQFSITDRDANTPYIKNIRVVTTVNYYLKN; this is translated from the coding sequence ATGAAAAACTGGAGGATAGAATCATTGATTATTGCGGTGGGACTGACATTAATAGGTGTCATGATTAATACCGGTATCAGTAATTTTAAAAACAGAGACCGTGTAGTAACGGTAAAGGGACTTGCCGAGATGGAGGTCCCTGCAGATAAGGTTGTTTGGCCTTTGATGTACAAAGATTTAGGTAATGATTTATTAACGCTCTACAACAATATTCAAACGAAGAACAAAACCATTGTGGAGTTTTTACAGGCAAACGACATATCAAGCGAAGAGATAAGCGTTGCTCCTCCTGAAATAATTGATATGGAGGCAGAACGTTACTCCGCACAAACACCTCAATACCGGTACAATGCTACATCGGTAATCACCGTTACTTCCAAAGATGTGGAGAAAATAAGGAAACTAATCTCAGAGCAAACCGAACTGCTGAAGCAGGGTGTTGCCATTACGGGTGGCGATTACCGCTATAGCACCATCTACGAGTTCACCGGGTTGAATGATATTAAACCTCAAATGATAGAGGAGGCTACCAAAAACGCACGGCTTGCCGCCGAAAAATTCGCCATCGACTCCGGAAGCAAGCTCGGTAAGATACGCGATGCTTCACAGGGGCAGTTCTCCATTACCGATAGGGATGCCAACACGCCATACATTAAAAATATAAGGGTAGTAACCACGGTAAACTACTACCTGAAAAATTAA
- a CDS encoding NUDIX hydrolase — protein MLQTYYKNNDQFLIAVDCIIFGFSKKDLHVLLTRRPVEPLKNKWSLMGGFMEADESLYKAAEKVLYRYTKQKNIYMEQVKAYGEIDRDTGGRVISVAFYALVPTENFNTSQARKFDAKWTNINRLPQLIFDHNLMVNDALKLLQYKVSTQPLMFRFFNNKFTLPALQDLYEAIYQMPVDKRNFRKKLSSMNLLDKLEIKDKENSRRGAFYYRFNQNKYESYLKTGKRFSL, from the coding sequence ATGTTACAGACATATTACAAAAATAATGATCAATTTTTGATCGCAGTGGATTGCATTATTTTTGGTTTTAGCAAAAAAGATCTTCACGTACTGCTTACCCGGCGGCCTGTTGAACCTTTAAAAAATAAATGGTCTCTTATGGGAGGTTTTATGGAAGCAGATGAAAGCCTGTATAAGGCAGCTGAAAAAGTGTTATACCGGTACACTAAACAGAAAAACATTTACATGGAGCAGGTAAAGGCTTACGGAGAGATAGACCGTGATACGGGGGGACGGGTTATTTCTGTAGCCTTTTATGCACTGGTGCCAACGGAAAATTTCAATACCTCACAGGCACGAAAGTTTGATGCCAAATGGACAAACATAAATAGACTACCGCAACTTATTTTCGACCACAACCTAATGGTAAACGATGCTCTAAAGCTTCTTCAGTATAAAGTTTCGACGCAACCTCTAATGTTTCGCTTCTTTAATAACAAGTTTACACTTCCTGCTTTGCAGGATCTTTATGAAGCTATTTATCAAATGCCTGTGGATAAACGTAACTTTAGGAAGAAACTCAGCTCGATGAACCTGTTGGATAAACTGGAGATAAAAGACAAGGAAAACTCTCGCAGAGGAGCCTTTTATTACAGATTCAACCAAAACAAATATGAGAGTTATCTTAAAACTGGAAAACGCTTCTCTTTGTAA
- the galK gene encoding galactokinase → MTKEQIVKIFHEKFGAEAPEVYTSPGRVNLIGEHTDYNGSFVFPGAIDKGMIAAIRFNGADKVKAYAIDLDESSEFGLNEEDLPKEGWAKYIFGVCREIIKRGGTIKAFDTVFSGDVPLGAGMSSSAALESTYAFALNDMLKLGIDKFELARVGQSTEHNYVGVKCGIMDQFASLFGKEGHLIRLDTKTMEYEYFPFDPQGYKLVLLDTVVKHELASSAYNKRRESCEHAARTIAKRHPEMEFLRDATMEMLLEVKNEISEEDFMRAQYVIEETQRVRDVSDALERGDYKTVGEKMYETHHGMSKLYEVSCDELDFLNDIAREHGVTGSRVMGGGFGGCTINLVKDELHDSFVADAKEKFKARFGHEPKVYDVVISDGARKL, encoded by the coding sequence ATGACAAAAGAACAAATAGTTAAAATTTTTCATGAAAAATTCGGTGCTGAAGCACCTGAGGTATATACCTCCCCGGGGCGTGTAAACCTAATCGGGGAGCATACCGACTATAATGGTAGTTTCGTTTTTCCGGGAGCAATTGACAAAGGGATGATTGCTGCCATCAGGTTTAACGGGGCCGATAAGGTGAAAGCTTATGCAATTGATCTTGACGAAAGTTCCGAATTTGGGCTCAACGAGGAGGATCTCCCTAAAGAGGGGTGGGCGAAGTATATTTTTGGCGTATGCCGTGAGATAATTAAAAGAGGAGGTACAATTAAAGCCTTCGATACAGTATTTTCGGGCGATGTACCACTGGGCGCAGGTATGTCTTCTTCCGCTGCATTGGAAAGCACCTATGCTTTTGCGCTGAATGATATGCTTAAACTGGGTATCGACAAGTTCGAACTGGCCCGTGTGGGACAGAGTACCGAGCACAACTATGTAGGAGTAAAATGCGGTATCATGGATCAGTTTGCCTCTCTATTCGGAAAGGAAGGACATCTGATACGCCTCGATACAAAAACAATGGAATATGAATACTTCCCATTCGATCCCCAGGGTTATAAGCTGGTACTGCTTGATACGGTGGTAAAGCATGAGTTGGCATCATCAGCATATAATAAACGTCGCGAATCGTGTGAACACGCAGCAAGAACCATTGCTAAACGCCATCCTGAAATGGAATTTTTGCGTGATGCAACAATGGAGATGCTCCTGGAGGTGAAGAATGAGATCTCAGAAGAGGACTTTATGCGTGCACAATATGTTATTGAGGAGACTCAACGCGTAAGAGATGTGAGCGATGCCCTTGAACGGGGCGACTATAAAACCGTGGGTGAGAAAATGTATGAGACTCATCATGGTATGAGCAAGTTGTACGAAGTGAGTTGCGATGAGCTCGATTTTTTGAACGATATTGCACGTGAACATGGGGTTACCGGTTCACGTGTTATGGGTGGAGGGTTTGGAGGTTGTACCATCAACCTTGTTAAAGATGAGTTACATGACAGTTTTGTAGCCGATGCCAAAGAAAAATTTAAGGCGCGCTTTGGCCATGAGCCGAAGGTGTACGACGTGGTAATAAGCGACGGTGCACGCAAACTTTAA
- a CDS encoding MFS transporter, which produces MNTTTQKKNYALPIAVMFMLFFMISFVTGLQNPMGVIVKNQFGASNAMSQLGNLANFIAYAFMGIPAGLILERKGYKFTALMAVAIGFIGVTITFLSGTVASFGVYLTGAFISGFSMCMLNTVVNPMLNTLGGGGNKGNQLIQFGGAINSIGATIVPILVGYLMGDVARAAISDANPALFLAMGIFAFAFIVILAVNIPEPRLEITRNQPKKEKVKDKHSALSFRHFVLGIIAIFIYVGVEVGIPNIANLYMTTGAEGGGLGIAAGVAGSIVGLYWLLMLAGRLIGASVGAKVSSKSMLSFTSSLGILLILTAIFIPAALSINLFGAVVPIKVFFLVLGGLCTSIMWGSIFNLAVEGLGKYTEMASGIFMVMVCGGGILPYLQGLISDKAGFLSSYWLVIAGMAFLLYYALAGSKNVNKNIPVNHEE; this is translated from the coding sequence ATGAATACGACAACTCAGAAAAAGAATTACGCATTGCCTATCGCGGTAATGTTCATGTTGTTTTTTATGATCTCCTTCGTTACCGGTTTGCAGAATCCGATGGGAGTTATTGTGAAAAACCAGTTCGGCGCAAGCAATGCCATGTCTCAACTTGGAAATCTGGCAAACTTTATCGCCTATGCTTTTATGGGAATCCCGGCTGGATTAATCCTTGAAAGAAAAGGATATAAATTCACTGCCCTGATGGCTGTAGCTATTGGTTTTATTGGAGTGACAATTACCTTCCTTTCAGGAACTGTGGCTAGTTTTGGTGTATATCTGACAGGTGCTTTTATCTCAGGTTTCTCAATGTGTATGCTGAATACCGTGGTCAACCCTATGCTTAACACTTTAGGCGGTGGTGGAAATAAAGGAAACCAGTTGATTCAGTTCGGTGGTGCAATCAACTCCATTGGAGCAACTATCGTTCCCATACTTGTGGGTTACCTGATGGGTGATGTGGCACGGGCTGCTATTAGTGATGCCAATCCTGCATTGTTTCTTGCAATGGGTATTTTTGCCTTTGCTTTTATTGTTATTTTGGCAGTTAATATTCCCGAACCACGTTTGGAGATAACACGTAACCAGCCTAAAAAAGAAAAAGTAAAAGACAAGCACAGTGCATTGTCGTTCCGTCACTTCGTTCTGGGTATTATCGCAATATTCATATATGTGGGTGTTGAAGTGGGTATTCCCAACATTGCTAACCTTTATATGACAACAGGTGCTGAAGGTGGTGGCCTTGGCATAGCTGCAGGAGTTGCAGGCTCAATTGTTGGGTTATACTGGTTGCTGATGCTTGCCGGTCGTTTAATAGGTGCTTCGGTTGGTGCTAAAGTATCAAGCAAGTCCATGCTTAGCTTTACATCATCATTGGGTATCTTGTTAATATTGACAGCTATCTTTATTCCTGCAGCACTTTCGATTAATTTATTCGGTGCTGTTGTGCCTATTAAAGTTTTCTTCCTTGTTTTAGGCGGTTTGTGCACTTCCATCATGTGGGGAAGCATCTTTAACCTTGCTGTGGAAGGATTGGGTAAATATACTGAAATGGCATCCGGAATATTCATGGTAATGGTTTGCGGTGGTGGAATACTTCCATATCTGCAGGGATTAATTTCCGATAAAGCTGGCTTCCTCAGTAGTTACTGGCTTGTGATCGCAGGTATGGCATTTTTGTTATATTATGCACTTGCCGGATCAAAAAATGTTAACAAGAATATTCCTGTAAACCATGAGGAGTAA
- a CDS encoding aldose epimerase family protein, protein MNNLYSESGLLVKAFDKTVDGRQTGLYILKNKFGSEVTVTNYGAKIVSLMVPDKNGILTDVVLGHPTIDEYLTSEEPYFGAVCGRTANRIAGGRFELEGREYHLAINNGPNSLHGGIKGFNAVVWEVKKVTDNSIQLFYLSADGEEGFPGSLSVTVTYTLTDDNALDINYRATTDKTTILNLTNHSYFNLSGQGDEYIGEHILMLNASSYLPTDNTAIPLGDAEPVKGTPFDFTRPHAIGERIDDDFEQLKIGRGYDHNFVLNKKSVNEYSFAGLCESPKTGIKMEIYTTEPGVQVYTGNWMNGSFVAKNGKRYPSRSAVCFETQHYPDSINKPQYPSVILSTAEIFNSRTTYRFFV, encoded by the coding sequence ATGAACAATTTGTATAGCGAATCCGGTTTGCTTGTCAAAGCTTTTGACAAAACAGTGGATGGCAGGCAAACCGGGTTATACATTCTTAAAAACAAATTTGGAAGTGAAGTCACCGTAACTAATTACGGAGCTAAAATTGTATCGTTAATGGTTCCCGATAAAAACGGAATATTAACTGACGTAGTTTTGGGACACCCCACTATCGATGAGTACCTAACCTCGGAAGAGCCCTATTTTGGTGCTGTCTGCGGCAGAACAGCCAATAGGATTGCAGGAGGACGGTTTGAACTGGAAGGTAGGGAGTATCATCTTGCCATAAACAATGGACCAAACTCGCTGCATGGTGGCATCAAGGGATTTAACGCAGTTGTATGGGAGGTGAAAAAAGTGACAGACAACAGCATTCAACTGTTTTATCTGTCAGCCGACGGTGAAGAGGGTTTCCCCGGCAGCCTGTCTGTAACGGTAACATACACATTAACTGATGACAATGCTCTGGACATAAATTATAGGGCAACAACAGACAAAACTACCATTCTTAATCTTACCAATCACTCCTATTTTAATCTTTCAGGACAAGGCGATGAATATATTGGTGAACATATTCTTATGCTAAATGCCTCCAGCTACCTGCCTACAGACAATACAGCCATACCCTTGGGCGATGCAGAACCGGTGAAAGGAACTCCGTTCGATTTTACCCGGCCGCATGCTATTGGTGAACGTATAGATGATGATTTTGAGCAACTTAAAATTGGCCGTGGCTACGATCATAATTTTGTATTGAACAAAAAGTCAGTAAATGAATATTCTTTCGCAGGTTTATGTGAATCGCCCAAAACAGGGATCAAAATGGAGATTTATACTACAGAGCCCGGAGTTCAGGTATATACCGGTAACTGGATGAATGGTAGCTTTGTTGCAAAAAACGGTAAACGTTATCCATCGAGGTCTGCCGTATGCTTTGAGACACAGCACTATCCGGATAGTATTAATAAACCGCAATACCCTTCAGTGATTTTGAGTACCGCTGAGATATTTAATTCCAGAACTACCTACAGATTCTTTGTGTGA
- a CDS encoding hemolysin family protein, producing the protein MWVHIVVILLLILLNGFFALSEIAIVSAKKNKLEAERKKGSKGAARARKLQADPDNFLSSVQVGITLIGIVNGAYGGQAFAVYLVPFFKQFNAIGAFADAASLIVVVFLITYVSIVIGELVPKTVALNNSEKMAIAVSPTIHVVSLIFYPFVKLLSVSTSFVNKLIGLKPKDEVVSEMELRAMLKTASHEGIIDVEENIIHEQVFYFSDKKAIHLMTHRTDVEWVDISKSREEIIEDLLRTKHSIILACRKKIDDFTGTISIRDFLLRLNNNEQFTIEELIKEPVIVPSTLRAQKVLEYFRKNHIFMAMVVDEYGSLDGIITIHDIFENLVGAIPEETEDESYEPLIFMRDDNSALVSGEAPIEILSQLDEDFIVDFDKIDYSTVAGFVFECINKIPGVGDRFEYDNLMFEIVDIDGNKIDKVLVTRRFKAENEVII; encoded by the coding sequence ATGTGGGTACATATTGTCGTTATACTTCTTCTTATCCTTCTTAACGGTTTTTTCGCGTTGTCGGAGATTGCAATTGTTTCGGCAAAGAAAAACAAGTTGGAAGCAGAACGCAAGAAAGGAAGTAAAGGTGCCGCGCGTGCACGAAAGTTGCAGGCCGACCCCGATAATTTTCTCTCATCAGTTCAGGTGGGAATTACTCTTATTGGTATTGTTAATGGTGCGTACGGGGGGCAGGCGTTTGCTGTCTATCTGGTACCTTTCTTTAAACAATTTAATGCTATAGGTGCTTTTGCGGACGCTGCTTCATTGATAGTAGTGGTATTCCTTATCACATATGTATCAATTGTTATAGGTGAGCTTGTACCAAAAACAGTTGCACTGAACAATTCCGAAAAAATGGCGATTGCTGTCTCGCCTACTATACACGTGGTGAGTCTTATCTTTTATCCTTTCGTGAAACTTCTCTCTGTATCAACAAGTTTTGTAAATAAACTTATAGGGTTAAAACCGAAAGATGAGGTGGTTTCGGAAATGGAACTGCGTGCAATGCTGAAGACAGCTTCGCATGAAGGTATTATTGATGTTGAAGAGAATATTATCCACGAACAGGTATTTTACTTCTCCGATAAAAAGGCAATTCACCTGATGACTCACCGAACGGATGTGGAGTGGGTGGATATAAGTAAAAGCCGTGAGGAGATAATTGAGGATCTGCTTCGGACAAAACATAGCATTATTCTTGCATGCAGAAAAAAGATTGATGATTTTACAGGAACTATATCTATAAGGGATTTTCTATTGCGTCTGAATAACAATGAACAGTTCACAATTGAAGAGCTTATTAAGGAGCCTGTTATCGTACCCAGTACCCTGCGGGCGCAAAAAGTGCTTGAGTACTTCAGGAAAAATCATATATTTATGGCTATGGTGGTAGATGAGTATGGCAGCCTCGACGGAATAATCACCATTCATGATATTTTTGAAAATCTTGTAGGTGCTATCCCGGAGGAGACAGAAGATGAATCTTATGAACCACTCATTTTTATGAGGGATGATAACTCTGCCCTGGTAAGCGGGGAGGCCCCTATAGAAATATTATCACAGCTTGATGAGGATTTTATCGTTGATTTTGATAAAATCGACTATTCAACAGTCGCCGGTTTTGTATTTGAATGTATTAACAAAATTCCCGGCGTAGGAGATAGATTTGAGTATGATAATCTTATGTTCGAGATAGTAGATATAGATGGCAACAAGATAGACAAAGTGCTGGTTACCAGAAGGTTCAAGGCGGAAAATGAAGTAATAATATAA
- a CDS encoding sugar phosphate nucleotidyltransferase has translation MKPTLFVLAAGMGSRYGGLKQLDGVGPAGETIMDYSIYDAVNAGFGKLVFVIRKSFEDDFREKIVKKYEKKIPVELVFQELDNLPEGFSPHPDRVKPWGTNHAVMMGKEVIHEPFAVINADDFYGRESFQVLADYLKTLEYSHDKYCMVGYRVGNTLSESGTVARGVCETDKNGNLTGVVERTQVMRIDGKVSYKNERDQWIAIDDNTPVSMNMWGFTPDYFKYSDDYFVQFLNENAENIRAEFFIPLLVNHLIVNGNITVKVLDTPSKWFGVTYADDRPEVVSKLKSLTANKAYPSPLW, from the coding sequence ATGAAACCTACATTATTTGTATTGGCAGCAGGAATGGGCAGCCGCTATGGCGGACTGAAACAGTTAGACGGGGTAGGCCCGGCAGGTGAGACCATAATGGATTACTCTATTTATGATGCGGTAAACGCCGGCTTCGGAAAACTGGTTTTTGTTATTCGCAAATCGTTTGAAGATGACTTCAGGGAAAAGATTGTAAAAAAATATGAGAAGAAAATACCGGTTGAACTGGTATTCCAGGAGCTGGATAATCTTCCAGAAGGCTTTTCCCCCCATCCCGATAGAGTAAAACCGTGGGGTACCAACCACGCCGTAATGATGGGAAAAGAGGTGATTCACGAACCTTTTGCCGTGATCAACGCCGACGACTTCTATGGGCGTGAAAGCTTTCAGGTGTTGGCAGATTATCTAAAGACTCTTGAATACAGTCATGACAAATATTGTATGGTTGGTTATAGAGTTGGCAACACATTGTCAGAAAGCGGTACTGTGGCGCGAGGAGTATGTGAGACCGATAAAAATGGAAATCTCACCGGAGTGGTTGAGCGCACACAGGTTATGCGTATTGATGGAAAAGTGAGCTACAAGAATGAAAGAGATCAGTGGATAGCTATTGACGACAATACGCCAGTATCTATGAATATGTGGGGTTTCACACCAGATTACTTCAAATATTCCGATGATTATTTCGTGCAGTTTCTTAATGAGAACGCGGAGAATATCAGAGCTGAGTTTTTTATCCCTTTACTGGTAAACCATCTGATTGTGAATGGTAATATTACAGTGAAAGTATTGGATACACCTTCAAAGTGGTTTGGTGTGACTTATGCCGATGATCGTCCCGAAGTAGTATCAAAGCTGAAAAGCCTTACCGCTAACAAGGCCTATCCCTCTCCGCTGTGGTAA
- a CDS encoding RluA family pseudouridine synthase produces MTVLYEDNHIIIVNKAPGEIVQGDKTGDKPLSEMVKEFLKVKYNKPGNVFCGVTHRLDRPTSGVLVFAKTSKALARLNRMFRDDEVSKIYWAIVKNRPPKEEGTLVHYLMKNEKTNKSTAFDNEKPNTKKAVLHYRLVGASKNYFLLEIALETGRHHQIRCQLAETGCPIKGDLKYGAERSNPDGSISLHARSISFIHPVSKKKISVTAPVPEDDLWKAFV; encoded by the coding sequence ATGACAGTTCTTTACGAAGACAACCATATTATTATCGTTAACAAGGCACCAGGTGAAATTGTGCAGGGCGATAAAACGGGCGACAAACCATTGTCGGAGATGGTGAAAGAATTTTTGAAAGTTAAATATAACAAGCCCGGTAACGTGTTTTGTGGCGTTACGCACCGGCTCGACCGGCCCACAAGCGGGGTGTTGGTGTTTGCCAAGACAAGCAAGGCGCTCGCGCGACTGAACAGAATGTTTCGTGACGATGAAGTAAGCAAGATCTATTGGGCTATAGTAAAAAATCGCCCACCAAAAGAAGAGGGCACTTTGGTGCACTATCTGATGAAAAATGAAAAAACAAATAAGTCTACTGCTTTCGATAACGAGAAACCAAATACCAAAAAAGCTGTCTTACATTATAGACTTGTAGGTGCTTCAAAAAATTATTTTTTGCTGGAGATCGCTTTGGAGACCGGGAGACACCATCAGATCCGCTGCCAGCTGGCCGAAACGGGGTGTCCCATCAAGGGCGATCTTAAATATGGGGCTGAGCGCTCCAATCCCGATGGCAGCATCAGCCTGCATGCGCGTTCTATATCATTTATACATCCTGTTTCAAAAAAGAAGATATCGGTAACTGCACCTGTTCCGGAAGATGATCTGTGGAAAGCATTTGTATAA